CATCAAGATTTATATATGCTTCATATTTAGCGTCCTCTTTATGCTCGTTACATATTACCAAATAGAAACATTTCTCagcatacaattttttatgttcactgTACAGTGAAAAGGTAGTGCAACCAGaatgtatat
Above is a window of Plasmodium cynomolgi strain B DNA, scaffold: 0383, whole genome shotgun sequence DNA encoding:
- a CDS encoding CYIR protein (putative;~vir-type antigen), which gives rise to LLYDQVINNIHSGCTTFSLYSEHKKLYAEKCFYLVICNEHKEDAKYEAYINLDELITQYKDFDAYKASSEPPHTPQNKEFKCARKCSNSY